Proteins encoded by one window of Moorella humiferrea:
- a CDS encoding acetate/propionate family kinase: protein MKILVLNCGSSSVKYQLFDMQREEVMARGLVERIGITGSMLTHRPAGREKLVRETEIPDHKVAIRLCLEALTDSQWGVIKDYKEISAVGHRIVHGGTFPSAVLVNDSTKKAIAELEALAPLHNGPALRGIEACEAILPGTPQVTVFDTAFHQSMPDYAYTYSLPYELCKKYLIRRYGAHGTSHHYVALRAAELVGKPLNELKVITCHLGNGSSITAIKNGKSWDTSMGFTPLAGLTMGTRCGDIDPAIVTFLMEKEGLTPGEMDELMNRRSGVLGVSGLSSDFRDIEAAMDEGNERARLAWDIFVHTAKKYIGAYTAVLNGLDVLVFTAGLGENSPRAREAICRDMDYLGIKIDAAKNQVRGQEREITAPGARVRTFVIPTNEELMIARETLALL from the coding sequence TTGAAGATCCTCGTTTTAAACTGCGGCAGTTCTTCAGTAAAATACCAGCTTTTCGATATGCAGCGGGAGGAAGTGATGGCCCGGGGACTGGTGGAAAGAATCGGCATCACCGGTTCGATGCTGACCCACCGCCCCGCAGGTAGAGAAAAATTAGTGCGGGAAACAGAAATACCCGATCATAAAGTAGCCATCCGCCTCTGCCTGGAAGCTTTAACCGATTCCCAATGGGGCGTTATAAAAGACTATAAGGAAATAAGCGCCGTAGGCCACAGGATAGTCCACGGCGGCACTTTTCCCAGCGCGGTATTGGTCAATGATTCTACGAAAAAAGCCATTGCCGAGCTGGAAGCCCTGGCGCCTTTACATAACGGGCCGGCCCTCCGCGGCATCGAGGCCTGCGAGGCCATCCTTCCCGGTACTCCCCAGGTGACGGTTTTTGACACCGCCTTTCACCAGAGTATGCCGGACTATGCCTATACCTACAGCTTGCCTTATGAGCTATGCAAAAAATATCTCATCCGGCGTTATGGTGCCCACGGCACTTCCCACCATTATGTAGCCCTGCGGGCTGCGGAACTGGTTGGTAAGCCCTTGAATGAACTCAAAGTGATTACCTGCCACTTGGGCAACGGCTCCAGTATTACCGCCATCAAGAACGGCAAATCCTGGGATACCAGCATGGGTTTCACCCCTCTGGCCGGCCTGACCATGGGCACCCGCTGCGGCGATATCGACCCGGCCATCGTTACTTTTCTAATGGAAAAAGAAGGCCTGACGCCCGGGGAAATGGATGAACTCATGAACCGTCGCTCGGGGGTCCTTGGTGTTTCGGGTTTGAGCAGCGATTTTCGCGATATCGAAGCGGCCATGGACGAAGGAAATGAACGAGCGCGCCTGGCCTGGGATATTTTTGTCCATACGGCCAAAAAATACATCGGCGCCTATACGGCGGTGTTGAACGGCCTGGACGTTCTGGTATTCACCGCCGGCCTGGGAGAAAACTCCCCAAGGGCTAGGGAAGCCATCTGTCGGGATATGGATTACCTTGGAATCAAAATCGATGCCGCTAAAAACCAGGTCCGGGGACAGGAAAGGGAAATTACCGCCCCGGGCGCCAGGGTGCGTACCTTCGTCATACCTACCAATGAGGAGCTGATGATCGCCAGGGAAACCCTGGCCCTGCTTTAG
- the fabG gene encoding 3-oxoacyl-[acyl-carrier-protein] reductase produces MELQEQVAIVTGASRGIGRAAAMALAGAGARVVVNYVRQAAAAEEVAAAIKDNGGEAITVAGDVGDYEAAKNLIQTAVEHFGRLDILVNNAGIARDGLAARLKPEDWEAVLRTNLTGVFNCCQAALKPMLRQRYGRIINVTSVVGLRGNAGQVNYAAAKAGIIGFTKSLAKEVASRGILVNAVAPGFIATEMTAVLQEGLKEEFYRHIPLGRSGTPEEIADVILFLASPASRYITGQVIVVDGGLTLTL; encoded by the coding sequence ATGGAATTGCAGGAACAGGTAGCCATAGTCACCGGGGCTTCCCGGGGAATCGGCCGGGCTGCGGCCATGGCCCTGGCGGGGGCCGGTGCCAGGGTGGTGGTAAATTACGTCCGTCAGGCCGCGGCGGCTGAGGAGGTAGCGGCCGCCATCAAAGATAACGGAGGCGAGGCCATTACCGTTGCCGGCGATGTGGGCGATTATGAGGCGGCTAAAAATCTAATCCAGACTGCCGTAGAACATTTCGGCAGGCTGGATATTCTCGTCAATAACGCCGGGATTGCCCGGGACGGCCTTGCCGCCCGCTTAAAACCGGAAGATTGGGAGGCCGTTCTCCGTACCAATTTGACGGGCGTATTCAACTGCTGTCAGGCAGCTTTAAAACCCATGCTGCGGCAGCGTTACGGCCGGATTATCAATGTCACTTCGGTTGTTGGGTTGCGCGGCAATGCCGGGCAGGTGAATTATGCCGCCGCCAAGGCCGGGATCATCGGTTTTACCAAATCCCTGGCTAAAGAGGTGGCTTCCCGGGGTATCCTGGTTAATGCCGTGGCTCCCGGGTTTATCGCCACGGAAATGACGGCGGTTCTCCAGGAAGGGTTAAAGGAAGAATTTTACCGCCATATCCCCCTGGGGCGATCCGGCACACCCGAGGAAATCGCCGACGTTATTCTCTTTCTGGCATCGCCGGCGTCCCGTTACATCACCGGTCAAGTCATAGTTGTTGACGGCGGCTTGACACTAACCCTTTAG
- the rnc gene encoding ribonuclease III, translating into MDDNRWEQLRHFCRRFQLEIDELDGLNTALIHPTYAYEHHLPSNNQRMEFLGDAVLGLVIATYLYLEFPDLPEGDLTRMRAAIVCEGSLAKVAREIGLSDLLLLGQGEENSGGRQRSSNLADALEAVIGSLYLSGGIETARKFILQVFAPVLKILKDKSVIDSKSALQELIQKRGPENVTYKILEEWGPDHAKQYKAGVFYQNRLLATGEGRSKKEAEQEAARAALALIKIQE; encoded by the coding sequence TTGGACGACAACAGATGGGAGCAGCTACGGCATTTTTGCCGGCGTTTTCAACTGGAAATTGACGAGCTGGACGGACTCAATACAGCCCTGATCCATCCTACTTATGCATATGAACACCACTTACCCAGTAACAATCAGCGGATGGAATTTTTGGGAGATGCCGTTCTGGGCCTCGTTATCGCCACCTATCTTTACCTGGAATTTCCGGATTTACCGGAAGGCGATTTGACCAGAATGCGGGCGGCCATTGTCTGTGAAGGCAGCCTGGCCAAAGTGGCCAGGGAAATCGGCTTAAGCGACTTGCTCCTTTTGGGCCAGGGGGAGGAAAACAGCGGTGGTCGGCAGCGTTCCTCCAACCTGGCCGACGCCCTGGAGGCGGTCATCGGCAGCCTTTATCTATCCGGAGGAATAGAAACGGCCCGGAAGTTCATCCTTCAGGTTTTTGCTCCGGTATTAAAAATACTAAAAGATAAAAGCGTCATTGACAGCAAATCGGCCCTTCAGGAGTTGATCCAAAAGCGCGGCCCGGAAAATGTAACTTATAAGATTCTGGAAGAATGGGGGCCGGACCACGCCAAACAATATAAAGCCGGTGTATTCTATCAAAATCGCCTTCTGGCCACCGGGGAAGGGCGCAGTAAAAAAGAAGCTGAACAGGAAGCCGCCAGAGCTGCACTGGCACTAATAAAAATCCAGGAATAA
- the fapR gene encoding transcription factor FapR: MGRRSNKEERQEALRRYLRINPFATDEELAEKFKVSVPTIRLDRLALGIPEVRERIMAMAREARTRVRGVTTEDIVGELVELQPGSLGISILEITPQMLVQPAGVARGHYLFAQAHTLALATVGAEVVLTSSARVRYRRSVYAGERVVARAMVKVKKGNACLVSVHSRVNGEIVFKGQFIIITP; the protein is encoded by the coding sequence TTGGGCCGCCGAAGTAATAAAGAAGAGCGTCAGGAAGCCCTTCGCCGTTACCTGCGCATCAACCCCTTTGCCACCGATGAAGAGCTGGCGGAGAAATTTAAAGTGAGCGTTCCCACCATAAGGCTCGACCGCCTGGCCCTGGGGATTCCTGAAGTCCGGGAGCGTATTATGGCCATGGCGCGGGAGGCCAGGACGCGCGTCCGCGGCGTGACGACGGAAGATATAGTGGGAGAACTGGTGGAACTGCAACCCGGGTCTTTAGGAATATCCATTTTGGAGATTACGCCCCAGATGCTGGTACAGCCGGCAGGGGTCGCCCGCGGCCATTATCTTTTCGCCCAGGCCCACACCTTGGCCCTGGCGACTGTAGGCGCCGAAGTCGTTCTTACCAGCAGTGCCCGGGTACGCTACCGACGTTCGGTGTATGCGGGTGAACGTGTTGTGGCCAGAGCCATGGTAAAGGTTAAAAAAGGCAACGCCTGCCTGGTGTCGGTACATTCCCGGGTAAACGGCGAAATCGTCTTTAAAGGCCAGTTTATTATTATAACACCGTAA
- the ylbJ gene encoding sporulation integral membrane protein YlbJ, translating to MRRHLIFIVRGMGPLLAVAAVTILAFAIVLFPQQVFQAALQGLKAWWEIVVPALLPFFIISQLFMGLGVVHFLGVLLEPIMRPLFNVPGSGAFIMAMGYTSGAPISAMLTAQLRQQGLITRVEGERLICFTNNASPLFMLGAVAVGMLQEPSLGPILAGAHYGANFFLGILFRFYGYRRQASPPASYNLLALPHRAWQAMLQAQRKDGRPLGQLIGDSVTRSFMTLITIGGFIILFSVIIQVATILGLLAPISRLLFFLFHPFGLSRDTCRALAAGLFEMTMGTKLATEAAVPLTEQLTAVSIIMGWAGLSICGQVAAMISHTDLRLGPFLTARFLHGCLAALLVRFCQGPVRPVLQALAPDALAFSRVTFFTLWWYYTGFALTILLLLFCLAALGFGARYFLYRRS from the coding sequence GTGCGCCGCCATTTGATTTTCATCGTCCGGGGAATGGGCCCTTTACTTGCAGTTGCCGCCGTAACGATTCTTGCCTTTGCTATCGTTCTATTTCCCCAGCAGGTTTTTCAGGCGGCCCTGCAGGGCTTGAAAGCATGGTGGGAAATAGTAGTGCCGGCCCTCCTTCCCTTTTTTATTATCTCCCAGCTTTTTATGGGGCTCGGCGTCGTTCATTTTTTAGGGGTTCTTCTGGAACCGATTATGCGCCCCCTTTTTAATGTACCGGGAAGCGGTGCCTTCATTATGGCCATGGGTTACACTTCCGGTGCGCCCATCAGCGCCATGCTTACCGCCCAGCTGCGTCAGCAGGGCCTTATTACCAGGGTGGAAGGGGAAAGGCTGATCTGTTTTACCAACAATGCCAGCCCCCTCTTCATGCTGGGAGCGGTGGCCGTAGGTATGCTCCAGGAACCCTCCCTGGGACCCATCCTGGCCGGAGCCCACTACGGCGCCAATTTCTTTCTCGGCATCTTATTTCGTTTTTACGGTTACCGTCGTCAAGCCTCACCTCCGGCCAGTTACAATCTCCTTGCCTTACCCCACCGCGCCTGGCAGGCCATGCTTCAGGCCCAGCGAAAGGACGGCCGCCCCCTGGGGCAGCTTATAGGCGATTCCGTCACCCGTTCTTTTATGACTTTGATTACAATCGGTGGTTTTATAATCTTATTCAGCGTGATCATCCAGGTGGCGACAATTCTCGGCCTCCTGGCACCCATATCGCGGCTCCTCTTTTTCCTCTTTCACCCCTTCGGCCTGAGCCGGGATACCTGCCGTGCCCTGGCCGCCGGCCTTTTCGAAATGACCATGGGCACCAAATTGGCCACGGAAGCCGCCGTCCCGTTAACCGAACAACTGACCGCCGTCAGCATCATTATGGGATGGGCTGGACTGTCCATATGCGGCCAGGTGGCGGCCATGATCAGCCACACCGATTTACGCCTGGGACCCTTCCTCACCGCCCGTTTTCTCCACGGCTGCCTGGCAGCCCTCCTTGTCCGCTTCTGTCAAGGACCGGTCCGTCCCGTTCTTCAGGCCCTCGCTCCCGACGCCCTTGCCTTTTCCCGGGTGACGTTTTTTACTTTATGGTGGTATTATACGGGGTTTGCTTTAACCATCTTGCTCCTTCTATTCTGCCTGGCCGCCCTGGGCTTTGGCGCCCGTTACTTCCTTTATCGCCGTTCTTGA
- a CDS encoding beta-ketoacyl-ACP synthase III produces the protein MPALLRPVGIVGTGSCLPERILTNAELEQMVDTSDEWIRTRTGIRERRIADGNTAASDLAVPAAERALEAAGVTAKAVDLIIVATVTPDNLFPATACLVQERLGIKGAAAFDLSAGCSGFIYALGAAAQFIASGIYETALVIGVEVLSKIINWQDRSTCVLFGDGAGAVVLKAVNPGEGLLGLYLGADGGGASLLTLPAGGSRLPASPTTVAEGLHTIHMNGPEVFKFAVRVMGEASLKALAQAGLKKEDVDFLIPHQANMRIIEAATKRLGLSREKVYVNLDRYGNMSSASIPVALDEAYREGRLKPGDKIVLVAFGAGLTWGAAVLSWNLAGPERRGE, from the coding sequence ATGCCGGCCCTGTTGAGGCCCGTGGGTATTGTCGGCACCGGTTCCTGCCTGCCGGAACGCATCCTTACCAATGCGGAACTAGAACAAATGGTGGACACTAGCGATGAATGGATACGTACCCGGACCGGTATTCGGGAAAGGAGAATAGCTGACGGAAATACGGCCGCTTCCGATCTCGCCGTTCCGGCGGCGGAGAGGGCCCTGGAGGCAGCCGGGGTAACGGCAAAAGCAGTTGACCTCATTATCGTCGCCACCGTAACCCCGGATAACCTTTTTCCCGCCACGGCCTGCCTGGTTCAGGAACGCCTGGGTATAAAAGGAGCCGCCGCCTTCGATTTGTCGGCCGGCTGCAGCGGTTTTATCTACGCCCTGGGGGCCGCCGCCCAGTTTATTGCCAGCGGTATATATGAAACGGCCCTGGTGATCGGCGTCGAGGTTTTAAGCAAGATTATCAACTGGCAGGACCGCAGTACCTGTGTCCTTTTCGGCGACGGTGCGGGGGCCGTCGTCCTTAAGGCCGTAAATCCAGGGGAAGGGCTTTTGGGCCTGTACCTGGGGGCCGACGGAGGCGGCGCTTCCCTTCTAACCCTTCCCGCCGGGGGATCGCGTCTGCCCGCCAGTCCCACTACCGTCGCCGAGGGACTGCACACCATTCATATGAACGGCCCGGAGGTATTTAAATTTGCCGTACGGGTGATGGGAGAGGCCTCCCTTAAGGCCCTGGCGCAGGCGGGTCTGAAGAAAGAAGACGTCGATTTTTTAATTCCCCACCAGGCCAATATGCGCATCATTGAAGCGGCCACCAAACGCTTAGGACTGTCACGGGAAAAGGTATACGTCAACCTCGACCGTTATGGTAATATGTCCAGCGCTTCCATTCCGGTGGCCTTAGATGAAGCCTACCGGGAAGGCCGTTTAAAACCCGGCGATAAAATAGTGCTGGTGGCCTTCGGCGCCGGTCTGACGTGGGGGGCCGCCGTATTGTCCTGGAATCTGGCAGGACCGGAAAGGAGGGGAGAATAA
- the rpmF gene encoding 50S ribosomal protein L32: protein MGVPKRRVSKARKNKRRSIWSQMQPPALVECPQCHQLKLNHRVCPKCGYYKGREVIKVAEQ from the coding sequence TTGGGAGTACCTAAAAGAAGAGTATCCAAAGCCCGGAAGAATAAACGCCGTTCTATCTGGAGTCAGATGCAGCCCCCTGCACTGGTGGAATGCCCCCAGTGTCACCAGCTGAAGTTAAACCACCGGGTTTGCCCCAAGTGCGGCTATTATAAGGGGCGGGAAGTTATTAAAGTAGCGGAACAGTAA
- the fabF gene encoding beta-ketoacyl-ACP synthase II, with protein MPQRVVITGLGAITPVGTGKDNFWQALVAGKSGIGPITRFDAGEMPVRFAGEVKDFDPGLFFDRKEARRMDRFAQYAVAAARMAVEDAKLDLEREDRDRIGVIFATGIGGMETFEEQTRVLMEKGPNRVSPFFVPMMIANMAAGQISIHLGVRGVNFTVVNACASGANAIGEAFRTLQRGDADVIITGGSEASVTPLTVAGFAAMKALSTRNDAPERASRPFDRGRDGFVLGEGAGVMVLETLEHAVARGAAIYAEIVGYGCTADAYHITAPAPDGAAASRAMTLALEDAGLKPEEIDYINAHGTSTELNDRQETLAIKKVFGEHAYRLAISSTKSMTGHLLGAAGAVELVATALTVHTGVIHPTINYEEPDPECDLDYVPNAARQQEIRAAISNSFGFGGHNVTIALRRI; from the coding sequence TTGCCGCAACGTGTCGTCATCACCGGTCTGGGAGCCATCACCCCTGTAGGTACGGGCAAGGACAATTTCTGGCAGGCCCTGGTGGCGGGCAAGTCGGGCATCGGCCCCATTACCCGCTTTGACGCCGGTGAAATGCCCGTTCGCTTTGCCGGTGAAGTAAAAGATTTTGATCCCGGTTTGTTCTTTGACCGTAAGGAAGCCCGGCGTATGGATCGTTTTGCCCAGTATGCGGTAGCGGCGGCCCGCATGGCGGTAGAAGACGCCAAACTCGACCTGGAAAGGGAAGATCGCGACCGGATAGGGGTTATCTTTGCCACCGGCATCGGCGGCATGGAAACCTTTGAAGAGCAGACCAGGGTCCTTATGGAAAAGGGTCCCAACCGTGTCAGCCCCTTTTTCGTTCCCATGATGATCGCTAACATGGCCGCGGGACAAATATCTATTCATTTAGGCGTCCGCGGGGTAAACTTTACGGTAGTCAATGCCTGCGCCTCCGGAGCCAATGCCATCGGCGAGGCCTTCCGCACCCTGCAGCGGGGCGATGCCGATGTGATAATCACCGGGGGCAGCGAGGCCAGCGTGACACCCCTGACGGTTGCCGGCTTTGCGGCCATGAAAGCCCTGTCCACCCGCAATGATGCGCCGGAAAGGGCCAGCCGTCCTTTTGACAGAGGACGCGACGGTTTTGTCCTCGGTGAAGGTGCGGGAGTGATGGTTCTGGAAACCCTGGAACACGCCGTCGCCCGGGGTGCCGCCATTTATGCAGAGATTGTAGGATATGGCTGCACAGCAGACGCCTACCATATCACGGCGCCCGCTCCCGACGGAGCGGCGGCGAGTCGGGCCATGACTTTGGCCCTGGAGGATGCGGGGTTGAAGCCGGAAGAAATAGATTACATCAACGCCCATGGTACCTCTACCGAGCTTAACGACCGCCAGGAAACCCTGGCCATTAAGAAGGTTTTCGGTGAACATGCTTACAGGCTGGCCATCAGCTCCACCAAGTCCATGACGGGGCATCTTCTGGGGGCCGCCGGAGCAGTGGAGCTCGTGGCCACGGCCCTTACCGTCCATACCGGCGTCATTCACCCGACTATTAATTATGAAGAGCCTGATCCTGAGTGCGATCTGGATTACGTACCCAATGCAGCCAGGCAGCAGGAGATACGCGCGGCTATATCCAATTCCTTCGGCTTTGGCGGGCATAACGTAACCATAGCCCTGCGAAGAATATAA
- the fabK gene encoding enoyl-[acyl-carrier-protein] reductase FabK, with amino-acid sequence MLKTVICDLLGITYPIIQGGMAWVATGELAAAVSAAGGLGIIGAGNAPPEVVRREIAKVRERTDRPFGVNIYYMSPYVEELIDLVCAEKVPVVTTGAGNPGKHLPKLKEAGVKVIPVVASVALAKRLERLGVDALVAEGMECGGHIGEIATMPLVPQIVDAVHIPVIAAGGIADGRGLAAALALGAAGVQMGTRFICAEECTVHPNYKNAVLKAGDRDAVVTGMPGHYVRVLKNKLTRQFEELAARGASWEEMDRLGAGKLRAAVEGDAEYGSLMAGQSAALVREIKPAAAIIEEVVAEAEEIISRLSKLVR; translated from the coding sequence ATGTTAAAGACCGTGATCTGCGACCTCCTGGGGATAACTTATCCCATAATCCAGGGAGGGATGGCCTGGGTGGCCACCGGCGAGCTGGCGGCTGCCGTGTCCGCCGCTGGGGGGCTAGGCATTATCGGAGCCGGCAACGCGCCGCCGGAAGTAGTCCGCCGGGAAATAGCCAAAGTACGGGAACGGACGGACCGTCCCTTCGGCGTCAATATTTACTATATGTCACCCTATGTAGAAGAACTGATAGACCTGGTATGCGCAGAAAAGGTGCCGGTAGTTACCACCGGAGCCGGTAACCCCGGAAAACACCTGCCGAAACTAAAGGAAGCCGGGGTGAAGGTCATCCCCGTGGTGGCCTCCGTAGCCCTGGCCAAGAGGTTGGAGCGTTTGGGGGTCGACGCCCTGGTGGCCGAGGGGATGGAATGTGGCGGCCACATTGGGGAAATAGCCACCATGCCCCTGGTGCCCCAGATCGTCGATGCCGTACATATACCGGTAATCGCCGCCGGCGGTATAGCCGACGGCCGCGGCCTGGCGGCGGCCCTGGCCCTGGGCGCGGCAGGGGTGCAGATGGGCACCCGCTTTATCTGCGCTGAGGAATGCACCGTCCACCCCAACTATAAAAACGCCGTGTTGAAAGCCGGGGATCGGGACGCCGTCGTCACGGGTATGCCGGGACACTATGTCCGGGTGTTGAAAAATAAGCTGACCCGTCAGTTTGAAGAACTGGCCGCCAGGGGAGCTTCCTGGGAGGAGATGGACCGCCTGGGTGCCGGCAAGCTGCGGGCGGCGGTGGAAGGCGATGCGGAGTACGGGTCCCTTATGGCTGGCCAGAGCGCGGCCTTGGTGCGGGAAATCAAACCTGCGGCAGCGATAATCGAAGAAGTGGTGGCCGAAGCAGAAGAGATCATCTCCCGCCTGAGCAAACTGGTGAGGTAA
- the plsX gene encoding phosphate acyltransferase PlsX — MQIAVDAMGGDHAPGEIVRGAVEAARERIADIILVGDQRVLEPELNPLHPPANIDIVHTEQVVAMDEQPALALRRKRDASIMVATRLVKEGRAAAVVSAGSTGAQMAAALLVLGRSGKIQRPAIATLIPTLKGPKLLLDAGANVDCRPEHLLEFAMMGNVYAARVMGIREPRVGLLNIGTEACKGNEQTLGAFNMLKAANLNFIGNIEGRDIFTGDTDVIVCDGFVGNVLLKFGEGMAQALFTMIAGEVKKTLRAKIGAALVLPALRALKKQVDYTEYGGAPLLGVQGVSIICHGSSNARAIKNAIKVAVRCVEEGLVTGLGQLPGVNTGEEVIQCRPC; from the coding sequence TTGCAAATTGCCGTTGACGCCATGGGGGGCGATCACGCACCAGGGGAAATCGTCCGGGGAGCGGTGGAAGCCGCCAGGGAAAGGATCGCCGATATTATTTTGGTCGGCGATCAGAGGGTGCTGGAACCGGAACTGAACCCCCTGCATCCCCCCGCCAATATTGACATCGTCCACACCGAACAGGTTGTAGCCATGGACGAACAGCCGGCCCTGGCTTTACGGCGCAAGCGGGATGCTTCCATCATGGTTGCCACCCGTCTTGTGAAGGAAGGACGGGCGGCGGCCGTTGTTTCCGCGGGTAGCACCGGCGCCCAGATGGCGGCAGCCCTCCTGGTTCTGGGCCGCAGCGGTAAAATCCAGCGGCCAGCCATCGCCACCCTGATTCCCACCTTGAAAGGGCCGAAACTTTTGCTCGACGCCGGGGCTAATGTCGACTGCCGGCCGGAACACCTCTTAGAGTTTGCCATGATGGGCAATGTTTATGCTGCCAGGGTAATGGGCATCCGCGAGCCCCGGGTGGGGCTTCTCAACATAGGAACAGAAGCATGTAAAGGCAATGAGCAGACTTTAGGTGCCTTTAACATGTTGAAGGCTGCGAACTTAAATTTTATCGGCAATATTGAAGGCCGGGACATTTTCACCGGCGACACGGACGTCATCGTGTGCGACGGTTTTGTAGGTAACGTGCTTTTAAAATTTGGCGAAGGAATGGCCCAGGCCCTTTTTACGATGATCGCCGGAGAAGTGAAAAAAACCCTCAGGGCCAAAATCGGGGCGGCCCTCGTACTCCCGGCTTTGCGTGCATTGAAAAAACAGGTGGATTATACAGAATACGGCGGCGCGCCGCTATTGGGCGTACAGGGAGTGAGCATTATCTGCCATGGCAGCTCCAACGCCCGTGCCATCAAAAACGCCATCAAGGTTGCCGTCCGCTGCGTCGAAGAGGGCCTGGTGACGGGATTGGGGCAGCTGCCCGGCGTGAACACAGGGGAGGAGGTAATTCAATGCCGGCCCTGTTGA
- a CDS encoding YceD family protein: protein MKIGVGDLKARPGGEIEFKGQEKWSRLATAAGSVPVIAPVRVTGKVTNTGKTLLVEGQVATTLELTCDRCLEKYRYPLVAALEEEYGSTKTPGEEGTGIGEETGVRPLVGDFIDLKPAMEEALLLAIPMKWLCRENCRGLCPHCGRNLNEGLCQCDTRTLDPRLAVLEELLREREGES from the coding sequence GTGAAAATTGGCGTCGGCGATTTAAAGGCCAGGCCGGGTGGTGAAATAGAATTTAAAGGCCAGGAGAAATGGTCCCGTTTAGCCACCGCCGCCGGCAGTGTACCTGTCATTGCACCGGTGCGTGTGACCGGCAAGGTTACCAATACAGGTAAGACCCTCCTTGTAGAAGGTCAGGTGGCGACGACCCTGGAATTGACGTGCGATCGCTGCCTGGAGAAATACAGGTATCCCTTAGTGGCGGCCCTGGAAGAAGAGTACGGAAGTACAAAGACCCCGGGCGAGGAGGGGACGGGAATTGGTGAAGAGACCGGGGTGCGGCCTTTGGTCGGTGATTTTATTGATTTAAAACCGGCGATGGAAGAAGCCCTCCTCCTGGCCATCCCGATGAAATGGCTCTGCCGGGAAAACTGCCGGGGTCTGTGTCCCCACTGCGGACGCAACTTAAATGAAGGCCTGTGTCAATGCGATACACGAACGCTGGATCCGCGTCTGGCCGTGCTAGAAGAATTGCTGCGCGAAAGGGAAGGAGAGAGTTAG
- the fabD gene encoding ACP S-malonyltransferase → MPGIVFVFPGQGSQYVGMGRELADRYPEAAAVFQEAEAALGRPLARLCFNGPAEELTLTENTQPAVLTVSVACYRVLQAHGVVPAAVAGHSLGEYSALVAAGSLTFAEAVKLVAKRAQLMATAVPAGQGGMAAVLGLDAEKVVTLCREVKEGTVEAANFNAPGQVVVAGDRQGLSSLTRLAKEAGAKRVIPLQVSGPFHSSLMAPAARELADVLQKVPLADPVVPLVSNVTADYVYTAAAVRENLVKQVASPVRWEEGIRRLVEDGYHTFVEVGPGNVLSGLIKRIDRRAVVGQVENIETLEKTLALLQEAK, encoded by the coding sequence ATGCCAGGTATAGTCTTTGTCTTTCCCGGTCAGGGATCCCAGTATGTAGGTATGGGGCGGGAGTTGGCCGACCGGTATCCTGAAGCGGCGGCCGTGTTCCAGGAGGCGGAAGCCGCCTTGGGCCGGCCCCTGGCGCGCCTCTGTTTTAACGGACCAGCAGAAGAGCTGACGCTTACGGAAAACACCCAACCGGCGGTGCTGACGGTAAGCGTGGCCTGCTACCGCGTTTTGCAGGCCCACGGCGTCGTCCCGGCGGCTGTGGCCGGGCACAGCCTGGGAGAGTACAGCGCCCTGGTGGCGGCCGGCAGTCTAACCTTTGCCGAGGCGGTTAAACTGGTAGCCAAGCGGGCACAGCTCATGGCCACAGCCGTGCCCGCCGGGCAGGGAGGAATGGCGGCGGTTTTGGGCCTGGACGCCGAGAAAGTGGTCACCCTCTGCCGGGAAGTAAAGGAAGGCACGGTCGAGGCGGCAAATTTTAACGCCCCGGGCCAGGTGGTGGTCGCCGGGGATCGCCAGGGGCTTTCCTCCCTAACGCGCCTGGCAAAGGAAGCAGGAGCTAAGCGGGTAATTCCTTTGCAGGTCAGCGGCCCCTTCCATTCCAGCCTCATGGCGCCGGCCGCACGGGAACTGGCCGATGTATTACAAAAAGTACCCCTTGCCGATCCCGTGGTACCCCTGGTAAGCAACGTAACGGCCGATTACGTTTATACGGCAGCCGCAGTCAGGGAAAACCTGGTGAAACAGGTGGCCAGCCCGGTACGCTGGGAGGAGGGTATCCGCCGTCTGGTGGAAGACGGTTACCATACCTTTGTCGAGGTGGGTCCCGGCAATGTATTGAGCGGGCTGATCAAACGCATCGACCGTCGGGCCGTCGTCGGTCAGGTGGAAAATATAGAAACCCTGGAGAAAACCCTTGCTTTACTGCAGGAGGCCAAATAA
- the acpP gene encoding acyl carrier protein, giving the protein MDVFEKIRSIVAEQLGVEEDEITMETSFEDLNADSLDIVELIMALEEEFDLEIPDEDAEKLTTVGAAVAYIKEHTSK; this is encoded by the coding sequence GTGGATGTCTTTGAAAAGATCAGGTCTATAGTGGCCGAACAGCTGGGGGTCGAGGAAGACGAAATCACCATGGAGACGTCCTTTGAAGATTTAAATGCCGATTCCCTGGACATCGTGGAACTCATCATGGCTCTGGAAGAAGAATTCGATCTGGAGATTCCAGATGAGGATGCCGAAAAACTCACGACTGTAGGGGCCGCAGTGGCCTATATCAAAGAACATACCAGCAAATAA